From the genome of Populus alba chromosome 10, ASM523922v2, whole genome shotgun sequence, one region includes:
- the LOC118043278 gene encoding cytochrome b5: MPTLTKLYTMQEAAQHNTPQDCWIVIDGKVYDVGSYLDEHPGGDDVILATTGKDATDEFEDAGHSKSARELLETFFIGELDLSATVIPELEISSKKQADYTQKLKDLTKQYWAVSVAIAGVSVVVGFLYLRKK, encoded by the exons ATGCCGACCCTGACGAAGCTGTACACGATGCAAGAGGCAGCCCAACACAACACTCCTCAAGATTGCTGGATCGTTATTGATGGCAAG gTTTATGATGTGGGTTCATATTTGGATGAGCACCCTGGTGGAGATGATGTTATCCTTGCTACAACTG GCAAAGATGCAACGGATGAATTTGAAGATGCTGGGCACAGCAAAAGCGCCAGAGAGCTATTAGAAACCTTTTTCATTGGTGAGCTTGACCTGTCTGCCACAGTTATCCCAGAACTTGAAATCTCCTCCAAGAAACAAGCAGATTATACCCAGAAGCTCAAGGATTTGACAAAGCAATACTGGGCAGTTTCTGTAGCCATTGCTGGTGTCTCAGTGGTGGTTGGCTTCTTGTACTTACGCAAGAAGTAG
- the LOC118043350 gene encoding cytochrome P450 85A1, with product MAVLASWLFVGLFVCFVFALKWNEIRYGRKGLPPGTMGWPLFGETAEFLKHGPDFMKKQRARYGNLFRTHVLGFPTVICTDPELNRYILLNETRGLVPGYPQSAQDILGKYNVGVVTGSAHKYLRGSLLSLVNPTMIKDHLLLNIDVSVRSFLANWEGKKIDLQDRTVEFAFVVAFKLIVDGQSSVIYDNFKSEFDKLAAGTISLAINIPGTAYHSGLQGRTRVVKMLRQVIKERRASSEVHSDILGQIMSCENQKYHLSDDEKIDQIITMLYSGYETVSTTIMMALKYVHDNPKALQELREEHLAIRARRKPEDPIDWDDYKGMRFTRAVIFETSRLAAVVNGLLRKTNQDIELNGFLVPKGWRLYVSLREINFDAILYPEPSTFNPWRWMDNGLENHNYCFVFGGGTRLCPGKELGMVKIATFLHYFVTQYRWEESEGIEIVNFPRVEARNGLPIRVSKY from the exons ATGGCAGTTCTGGCTTCTTGGTTGTTTGTAGGATTATTTGTCTGCTTTGTGTTTGCCTTGAAATGGAATGAGATAAGGTATGGAAGGAAAGGGTTGCCACCAGGGACAATGGGGTGGCCACTCTTTGGTGAGACCGCAGAATTTCTAAAACATGGACCtgatttcatgaaaaaacaGAGAGCAAG GTACGGAAATTTATTTAGGACACATGTTTTGGGCTTCCCTACCGTTATTTGCACGGATCCAGAGCTCAACAGATATATCCTTCTTAATGAAACCAGAGGCTTAGTTCCTGGCTATCCTCAGTCCGCGCAGGATATTCTAGGAAAATACAACGTTGGTGTTGTGACTGGTTCTGCTCATAAATACCTAAGAGGGTCGCTACTTTCCCTCGTTAACCCTACCATGATCAAAGACCATCTTTTGCTAAACATCGATGTGTCTGTTAGATCCTTTCTTGCCAACTGGGAAGGCAAAAAAATTGATCTCCAGGACAGAACCGTTGAG ttcgcATTCGTCGTTGCCTTCAAGCTGATCGTTGATGGTCAATCGAGTGTGATTTATGACAATTTCAAATCAGAGTTTGATAAGCTAGCAGCAGGGACAATTTCACTGGCCATCAACATTCCAGGCACTGCGTATCATTCTGGATTGCAG GGAAGAACAAGGGTTGTCAAAATGTTGAGACAAGTCATTAAAGAGAGAAGAGCTTCTTCAGAGGTCCACAGTGATATTCTTGGCCAAATCATGAGCTGTGAAAATCAAAAATACCATTTGAGCGATGATGAGAAGATCGATCAAATTATAACAATGTTGTACTCGGGTTATGAAACTGTCTCAACTACTATAATGATGGCCCTTAAGTATGTCCATGATAACCCTAAAGCTCTCCAAGAACTAAGA GAAGAACATTTAGCCATTCGAGCAAGACGAAAGCCAGAGGATCCAATTGACTGGGATGACTACAAGGGCATGAGGTTTACTCGCGCT GTGATTTTTGAAACCTCGAGGCTGGCTGCAGTTGTTAATGGTCTTCTGAGGAAGACGAATCAGGATATCGAACTGAACG GGTTCCTTGTTCCGAAAGGATGGAGATTGTATGTTTCCTTGAGAGAGATCAACTTCGATGCAATCCTCTATCCAGAGCCTTCAACCTTCAATCCATGGAGATGGATG GATAATGGCTTGGAGAATCACAACTACTGCTTTGTTTTTGGAGGAGGAACCAGGCTATGTCCTGGAAAGGAACTGGGCATGGTTAAAATCGCTACATTCCTTCACTACTTCGTCACACAATACAG ATGGGAGGAATCCGAGGGAATAGAGATTGTGAATTTTCCTAGGGTTGAAGCACGTAATGGACTGCCCATAAGGGTGTCGAAGTATTGA
- the LOC118043280 gene encoding uncharacterized protein, which produces MRSGRIIQHLLLRPGCRRLDFFSSSLSTTTAIRSLSFFTLATHEHAIKTLQNPSFSSRLLAFFSKQPTSLHFSPSLTPRFLSTTISTEENSSEDDLLYYETTEDVESDGWEEEEEVEPKLGDGGDGGGVVLQGLPWGERTLSIAREVLLSFGDDIELFAFKTTPRGYVFVRLDKLSQPYGCPSIEELESYCQEYRKRLEEVGALGEIPNNLAVEVSTPGAERILKVPEDLSRFKAMPMRVCYSEGSGTETNGVFFLESVEMESENCVWKLADVKENRDPESKGRPLNRKRRDWRLTLPFKMHGMVSLYLDC; this is translated from the exons ATGAGAAGTGGGCGAATCATCCAGCATCTGCTACTACGACCCGGTTGTCGCCGTCTagatttcttttcttcatctttatCAACTACTACTGCCATTAGAAGCCTCTCTTTCTTCACCCTCGCAACACACGAACATGCAATCAAAACCCTTCAAAACCCCTCCTTCTCTTCTCGTTTACTTGCTTTCTTTTCAAAACAACCCACTTCTCTCCACTTCTCTCCTTCTCTAACCCCTCGGTTTTTAAGCACCACTATCTCCACTGAAGAGAATAGCAGCGAAGATGACCTTCTTTATT ATGAAACAACTGAAGATGTTGAATCGGATGGAtgggaagaggaggaggaagtgGAGCCAaag TTAGGTGATGGCGGGGATGGTGGTGGAGTTGTGTTGCAAGGCTTACCCTGGGGCGAACGAACTCTCTCCATTGCTCGTGAGGTGTTATTGTCATTTGGTGATGATATCGAACTCTTCGCTTTCAAGACTACTCCTCGCGGATATGTTTTTGTCAGACTCGATAAACTGTCCCAACC ATATGGATGTCCCAGCATTGAGGAGCTCGAAAGCTACTGTCAAGAATATAGGAAAAGATTGGAGGAAGTCGGGGCACTTGGAGAAATACCTAACAATTTGGCTGTCGAG GTGTCGACTCCTGGCGCAGAGAGGATACTTAAGGTACCAGAAGATTTGTCTCGGTTTAAAGCCATGCCCATGAGAGTATGCTATTCAGAAGGCAGTGGCACAGAAACGAATGGAGTCTTCTTTCTGGAGTCCGTGGAAATGGAATCAGAGAACTGTGTATGGAAGTTGGCAGATGTGAAGGAAAACAGGGACCCTGAGAGCAAGGGTAGACCATTAAACCGCAAAAGGAGGGACTGGAGATTAACGTTGCCATTCAAAATGCATGGAATGGTATCTTTGTATCTTGACTGCTGA
- the LOC118043279 gene encoding probable 6-phosphogluconolactonase 1 isoform X1 — translation MAHSSVHKVRGELRIHENLVELGTDLAEYIAELSEASVKERGVFAIAISGGSLIGLMGKLCEAPYHKTVDWAKWYIFWADERVVGKTHADSNYKLAKDGLLSKQVPVVPSHVNSINDSVSAEEAADDYEFHIRQLVKTRTINVSDNSDCPKFDLVLLGMGPDGHVASLFPNHPMLDEKSEWVTFITDSPKPPPERITFTLPVINSASNVAVVVTGESKAEAVHLAIDDVGPDYLSLPGRLVQPTKGKLVWFLDKPAASKLDGPQFSE, via the exons ATGGCTCATTCTAGTGTTCATAAAGTTAGAGGAGAGTTGAGGATTCATGAGAATTTGGTTGAGCTTGGCACTGATTTGGCAGAATATATTGCTGAATTATCAGAGGCATCGGTGAAGGAGAGGGGTGTCTTTGCCATTGCCATATCTGGTGGTTCTCTCATTGGCTTGATGGG GAAACTTTGTGAAGCTCCTTATCACAAGACTGTAGACTGGGCTAAATGGTATATATTTTGGGCGGATGAACGTGTGGTGGGGAAAACTCATGCTGATAGCAATTATAAGCTTGCGAAGGATGGTCTTTTGTCCAAG CAGGTGCCCGTGGTACCCAGTCATGTGAATTCTATCAATGATTCAGTGTCAGCAGAGGAGGCTGCTGATGACTATGAGTTTCATATTCGACAGTTAGTGAAAACACGGACAATTAATGTGTCTGATAATAGTGACTGCCCCAAGTTTGACCTCGTCCTTCTTGGAATGGGTCCTGATGGTCATGTTGCTTCGCTATTCCCTAACCACCCTATGCTTGACGAGAAATCGGAGTGGGTAACTTTTATTACCGACTCCCCCAAACCCCCACCGGAGAGGATCACATTCACTTTGCCTGTCATCAACTCAGCATCCAACGTGGCCGTGGTTGTGACAGGTGAGAGCAAAGCAGAGGCTGTGCACTTGGCAATTGATGATGTAGGACCGGACTACCTGTCATTGCCTGGACGGTTGGTACAGCCAACAAAAGGGAAGCTGGTGTGGTTTTTGGACAAGCCAGCTGCCTCAAAACTTGACGGTCCTCAATTTTCTGAGTAG
- the LOC118043279 gene encoding probable 6-phosphogluconolactonase 1 isoform X2 encodes MAHSSVHKVRGELRIHENLVELGTDLAEYIAELSEASVKERGVFAIAISGGSLIGLMGKLCEAPYHKTVDWAKWYIFWADERVVGKTHADSNYKLAKDGLLSKVPVVPSHVNSINDSVSAEEAADDYEFHIRQLVKTRTINVSDNSDCPKFDLVLLGMGPDGHVASLFPNHPMLDEKSEWVTFITDSPKPPPERITFTLPVINSASNVAVVVTGESKAEAVHLAIDDVGPDYLSLPGRLVQPTKGKLVWFLDKPAASKLDGPQFSE; translated from the exons ATGGCTCATTCTAGTGTTCATAAAGTTAGAGGAGAGTTGAGGATTCATGAGAATTTGGTTGAGCTTGGCACTGATTTGGCAGAATATATTGCTGAATTATCAGAGGCATCGGTGAAGGAGAGGGGTGTCTTTGCCATTGCCATATCTGGTGGTTCTCTCATTGGCTTGATGGG GAAACTTTGTGAAGCTCCTTATCACAAGACTGTAGACTGGGCTAAATGGTATATATTTTGGGCGGATGAACGTGTGGTGGGGAAAACTCATGCTGATAGCAATTATAAGCTTGCGAAGGATGGTCTTTTGTCCAAG GTGCCCGTGGTACCCAGTCATGTGAATTCTATCAATGATTCAGTGTCAGCAGAGGAGGCTGCTGATGACTATGAGTTTCATATTCGACAGTTAGTGAAAACACGGACAATTAATGTGTCTGATAATAGTGACTGCCCCAAGTTTGACCTCGTCCTTCTTGGAATGGGTCCTGATGGTCATGTTGCTTCGCTATTCCCTAACCACCCTATGCTTGACGAGAAATCGGAGTGGGTAACTTTTATTACCGACTCCCCCAAACCCCCACCGGAGAGGATCACATTCACTTTGCCTGTCATCAACTCAGCATCCAACGTGGCCGTGGTTGTGACAGGTGAGAGCAAAGCAGAGGCTGTGCACTTGGCAATTGATGATGTAGGACCGGACTACCTGTCATTGCCTGGACGGTTGGTACAGCCAACAAAAGGGAAGCTGGTGTGGTTTTTGGACAAGCCAGCTGCCTCAAAACTTGACGGTCCTCAATTTTCTGAGTAG